The genomic stretch TtctaaatggataattttgattacattaaattaagttTTTTCCACAAACACAACAAATGTAactaagattagaaagaaagtagaaaaatgtgaaatacttttaCAGCCACTGTTTATGAtaaagtcatatttttaaaaaatatagagagatcTGAGTCAATTTTGTAAGAAGActagtcattcaccaattgataaatgttcaaatgaCATGAATAGACAGTTATTAGGTGAAGAAtttaaagctatcaatagtcacatgaaaaattctctaactcattctttattataaaaatggaaatcaaaacaactctgagataccatctcatacctatcagattgtttaatatggcagaaaaagaaaatgataaatgtcagaaaagatgtggggaaattgaaaCGCCCATGccttattggtggaattgtgaactgatacaaccattctggatagtAATTTGCAATTTTGACTAAgtagctataaaactgtgtatacccatAGACCCAGGAATAGCACTAGTAGGACTGTATTCCAAAGGGAtcagagaagactgaaaaggatcTAAATGAgtaaaaatataacatttttgtgtgtgtagcaaagaattggaaattgaggagatgcccatcaaatgggaatggctgaataaaatgCAGAATAAACATGTAATGAAATTCAATTATGCTTTAAGGGATTCTGAGCATGtgaatttcaggggaaaaaaacaaccagaatTCCATGAATTGTTGtggagtgaagtgaatagaaccaagagtaattgtacacaataacagctaTACTGTTCAGTGATGAACTATGATGGACATAGCTCATTTCAGTGATGCAATGGTCTAAGGCAATTCTAAAAGTCTCAGgatgaaaaatgttcttcacatgCAGGAAAAGAGCAATGTATACTGAATGTAGTGTGAagcttattattttcattttttttctttcccatgattattccattttattctttcacagcatgactgaagtggaaatatgtttaacatgattatcctgggtaacctaaatcagattgttTGTGGTcttagggaggaggaaaggaagggagagagggagaaaaaattgaaacaaacatCTTACAAgaaggaatgttgaaaattatatttacatgtaattgaaatataaaatactattaaggtagaaaaaatttttaaatatattagcaTATTATACTTGGTCATCAATAAGATACATTTCTTCTATGAAGAAGGAaacaacaatttgaaattattaagAAACTTCAGTGAAGATTACTAACCTTTCTATTTGTCACCAAATCTGTTGTTGATATggatagaaaagcaaaatattaaaaagttgagttctgagaaaataaaataataattttctaatttatgAACACTTGATCCTTTTCTCATGTCCTCTTCTgtagaataaaatatttggacTAAAAGAGATTCcagaaatttttctctttttatctttaaaattacatGACTCTATGCTTTAAATCATGTTTAATGAGCGATGCCAATATTAATGGGTGgagatgagaattttttttatctttttgaaaGGATTACTACAGATGTGGATCTGTGAGTCACTGCTTATGATAACAAAGGGACTGAATATTGGataacacaaattaaaaaaaccaatcaTATGTATCAACCACTGGTTTTTATCTTTAGAATTCTCCATCCAAAcactaaagaaagaactgagtgaATAAAAACATATAAAGAGGCTCATGAGCAAGAGAATGACTTTGGTGGCCCTGGTCTCTATGGAAGAATTGGGGTTGAGGCTGGTAGTATGAATGTGTTGGACTTGCCAGTCATGTCTGTACAAAATAAGCACCATGTACCCACTGGTAATGGCCATGATTACAAGAAACACTGCATCATAAAGTAACTTCCTGATTACAAGTTTTGAGGCAGCCATGGCAGGCCTATCTAAAGAGCAGTGACCTACATTCTCCAGAAGCTTACTATTTGTGCTGTTCCTAGGAGCATTCACATACCAAGGGACATCCACATCTATCAATAGACTGAGTACCCATATGAAGGCACAGGATGGAACAATGTACTTTTGGGCTTTGGCTTTCAGCTCTGCCCATAGGGGTCTGCCAGAACTGATGGTGATGGCTTGATAGATGCTCAGGTGGCAGGTAGTGCAAAGGCAAAGACCCCGGGACACTCTCTGcatataaagtattattttacaCTCAGTGTCACCCATGACAAATGTCTGGATGCAAATCTGGACAGTAAATATAACTCccttgaagaggatcaaaaaaATGTGGGAAAAAGACAAATTAATGAAGATTACAACAATGGATCTCATCCTTTGACTAGTAAGTAAATTGGAGCCATACAGGTAAAGGAGCAAAAGATTGCCAACAATTCCAGTTATTATCTGGAGAGTGTAGAAAATGCAGAGGATATCCTCATGtgattgcattctttttttttttggacagaaaATTGGTATTCAGATCCAAAGTGAcctgggaaggaaaagaaaaggttctGTTATAAAACCAGTTATTGCAAATGAAATTTGATGATTTTCTGACAAAGAGAATGAGCTTCTATAAATGATGGTTGCTATGGAGatatagaattatagaaaatGCATTATTATCTTCTACTGAAAAGATGGTGGAGTTAGGCCTGTAGCCTTCCCAAATTCTGCTCCAAAAACATCAAAACTGCTTCAGAACATACTTAAAGCTGGGAAGCAGCTTTCCAACACAGAAGGCAAGGTTTTTCTCACTGGAATGGCAAGGGAGCCAGGTCCTAGAGTTGTAGTAGCAATTAGACtcacaaaaaacctcaaaaggaTCCAACAATGAGTCCCTACCCCCCTGGAAAGCAGCAATCCTCAAGGCAACCCGGCATTTTGCAGCACATAAAGTCATCACCCCTTTGGCCATAGACCTTGCATGGACCATCAGCCAGGTCTTGCCACCATTTAGTAAGACAGAATATATGGGTCACTTACCTGCATAACCCCCAACCCTTGGGCTTAACCAGAAGAAAGTTCCCTCACACAGCAGAAGACATCAGAGAGGCCTTCTTTCCAAATAACAGAACAATATGGTCCTTCCCCTGGGGCATCTCAGCAACAAAATCCCACACTTAGGGGAAGCCAAGAAGGAGACACCCCATCCCCAATTAACAACAAATAAATAGCAGAAAGGCTAACAGTGTAGAAAAAGTTATATGAAAATTCAAATTGATCTTCAAATTCAAGacataaaaaataagagaaaacttGAGATTTAATAAGGTTAAGCAGTTTACAATTTTATAGGGTAAGATAATATTTTAGCtcttaagaattttattattcatatcCAGGGgcaagagccaagatggtgaaggaaaggcagtaactgcTCAGGGTTCCTGACACAGTTACccacaaaaaactccaaacacaggcAGAAAACAagtcctagagcagcaaaacccacaaaaagatggttgTGATTATTTTCCAActaaagacaccttggaagttcagCAGAAGGGGAAGCCTGGCTGGGAGTGCCAACACAGATACAACACCAGGCAGGCTgcatcagagaaacttacccaCAAGCCTCAGAATTAGCTGCAgagccagcatcttctggaactaagctcacattctggtgagagggctgaatgttTGGCAGGGGTGAGGAGAATCTACAAGGGTGTATGCAGCCCTAAGGGGAGATTTGGATGTCCTatcccagtggggaaccaggaagaaaccttgaccAAGCCCACAATCACAGACCCCAGACATGCTGTGAAAaaggaacttacccccaagcatccaaatcagctgcagcaccatcATCTTTAGGAACTAAGTTTATAGTTGGGTGAGACACCTGAATGGCTGGCCATGGGCGAATGTGCAGGGGGGgggtctgtgggacctaaggaggtaTTTGGCTATCCTATACCAGCagag from Dromiciops gliroides isolate mDroGli1 chromosome 6, mDroGli1.pri, whole genome shotgun sequence encodes the following:
- the LOC122731935 gene encoding vomeronasal type-1 receptor 4-like: MQSHEDILCIFYTLQIITGIVGNLLLLYLYGSNLLTSQRMRSIVVIFINLSFSHIFLILFKGVIFTVQICIQTFVMGDTECKIILYMQRVSRGLCLCTTCHLSIYQAITISSGRPLWAELKAKAQKYIVPSCAFIWVLSLLIDVDVPWYVNAPRNSTNSKLLENVGHCSLDRPAMAASKLVIRKLLYDAVFLVIMAITSGYMVLILYRHDWQVQHIHTTSLNPNSSIETRATKVILLLMSLFICFYSLSSFFSVWMENSKDKNQWLIHMIGFFNLCYPIFSPFVIISSDSQIHICSNPFKKIKKILISTH